One segment of Carassius auratus strain Wakin unplaced genomic scaffold, ASM336829v1 scaf_tig00216276, whole genome shotgun sequence DNA contains the following:
- the LOC113097434 gene encoding deleted in malignant brain tumors 1 protein-like produces MSVCDAVFDQQDAEVVCRELDCGAPVQVLGATAFDKGDAQMWTQEIQCRGNETFIRLCPTSHDIQCSQENNVGLICSDLETVRLVGGNSSCSGRVEVHHDGQWGTVCNRNWDLTDAEVVCREMSCGEALNAVYGANFGQGSGPIWMNQVACSGSESTLKDCRSRGWGVHDCDHRYDAGVICSETINYGRFTRLADGPHLCSGRLEILHNQTWMSVCDAVFDQKDAEVVCRELDCGAPVQVLGAAAFDKGDAQMWTQEIQCRGYESHIRRCPSLTSNNINCTHDNHVELLCSGYTDLRLVNSSDSCSGRVECHYFSKWGTVCDAFWDMRAARRGSIRLCGVALSNQPVPAWFVPGSGPIWLDEVECEGNETSLWSCSSPGWGKHDCQHNEDVGVVCSARVKSARNWLDKVTCRPHDSYLGQCPSSPWGQNDCNNNDEVANIICSKEENQESPRSHLTCFISPSPYQKQCSENSHCQLFFSLTEGTLGMDALVHSWLLGLHKYAFPPGVSSLKNCILGMKMLMNFSQGRVYGEAVPPLG; encoded by the exons atgtcagtatgtgatgctgtctttgaccagcaggatgcagaggttgtgtgtagagagctggactgtggggctcctgtacaggtgctgggagcaactgcttttgacaaaggagacgctcagatgtggacacaagagattcagtgcagaggaaatgaaacaTTCATTCGATTGTGTCCAACTTCACATGACATACAATGCTCTCAAGAAAACAACGTGGGACTGATATGTTCTG ATTTGGAGACTGTTAGGTTGGTTGGTGGTAACAGTTCCTGCAGTGGTAGAGTGGAGGTTCATCAtgatggtcagtggggaacagtgtgtaaTAGAAATTGGGATCTGACTGATGCTgaagtggtgtgtagagagatgAGCTGTGGAGAGGCTTTAAATGCAGTGTATGGGGCTAACTTTGGACAAGGATCAGGACCAATCTGGATGAATCAAGTGGCCTGTAGTGGATCAGAGTCAACTCTGAAAGACTGTAGATCAAGGGGATGGGGTGTTCATGACTGTGATCATCGATATGATGCTGGAGTCATTTGCTCAG AAACTATAAACTATGGACGATTTACAAGACTTGCTGATGGACCTCACCTGtgctctgggaggttagagatccttcataatcagacgtggatgtcagtgtgtgacgctgtctttgaccagaaggatgcagaggttgtgtgtagagagctggactgtggggctcctgtacaggtgctgggagcagctgcttttgacaaaggagacgctcagatgtggacacaagagattcagtgtagAGGATATGAATCACACATTCGACGCTGCCCATCATTAACTTCAAATAATATAAACTGCACCCATGACAATCACGTGGAACTGTTGTGTTCtg GTTACACTGATCTCAGGCTGGTTAACAGTTCAGACTCTTGTTCTGGTCGAGTCGAATGTCACTACTTCAGTAaatggggcacagtgtgtgatgcattctgggatatgagagctgcca GGCGggggtccatcaggctg tgtggagtggccctcagtaaccagcCGGTACCAGCCTGGTTTGTTCCTGGTTCTGGACccatatggctggatgaggtggagtgtgaggggaatgagacgtccctCTGGAGCTGTTCTTCTCcaggctggggaaaacatgactgtcaACACAATGAGGATGTAGGAGTCGTGTGCTCAG CAAGAGTGAAATCAGCTCGTAACTGGCTGGATAAAGTTACATGTCGACCACATGATTCATATCTCGGACAGTGTCCATCTTCACCCTGGGGACAAAACGactgtaataataatgatgaagtGGCCAATATTATCTGCTCAA AGGAGGAGAATCAGGAGTCTCCTCGTAGTCATCTGACATGTTTTATCTCACCATCTCCTTACCAGAAACAGTGTTCAG agaattcccactgccagttatttttctccctgaccgagggcacccttgGCATGGATGCTCTGGTGCACAGCTGGCTGCTGGGCCTGCacaagtatgcatttccccca
- the LOC113097435 gene encoding scavenger receptor cysteine-rich type 1 protein M130-like, with amino-acid sequence MWTQEIQCRGNESQIHLCPTSPSHENTCSHDNDVGLVCTDSVNVRLVNGSSRCAGRVEVLHRGQWGTVCHDFWDLADAAVVCKELDCGEPVDALSAAHFGSGSGPIWMNYVECTGSESTLKMCGSEGWEKHDCDHSKDAGVICSEVRLVGGI; translated from the exons atgtggacacaagagattcagtgcagaggaaatgagtctcAGATTCACCTCTGTCCAACATCACCATCACATGAAAACACCTGTTCACATGACAATGATGTTGGACTGGTGTGTACAG ACAGTGTGAATGTGAGACTGGTAAATGGTAGCAGTCGCTGTGCTggtcgagtggaggttcttcacagaggtcagtggggaacagtgtgtcatGATTTCTGGGATttggctgatgctgcagtggtgtgtaaagagctggactgtggagaacctgtagatgctctgAGTGCTGCTCATTTTGGATCAGGATCAGGACCGATCTGGATGAATTATGTTGAATGTACTGGATCAGAATCCACATTGAAGATGTGTGGGTCAGAAGGATGGGAGAAACATGACTGTGATCATAGTAAAGACgctggagtcatctgctcag aagtcaggctggttggagg AATCTAA